The Amphiura filiformis chromosome 12, Afil_fr2py, whole genome shotgun sequence genome includes a region encoding these proteins:
- the LOC140166083 gene encoding uncharacterized protein, with product MIEFRMKVTIFMCVFSIRNVLGQIKLLSKELSDKLVVEGDSLTLNCTLTGRQTTRDRISWIVDWTANNIDDSRFFFAEENMTEHVMSPKGSHGVYTFEYERIQNGVNESDAIHICLLHISGTTLNDAGKYWCSYFDSEVTSLRQVLLPGQTNLFVAPNSNMQFMTTVQSAISGNTDILTTVGSSCACQSQSFTAKVVGITAAVTVIVVLVVEGLMYFAYTQGISFQRRKSQANANTRIIQSHQQAQHSLPHMSAQDHQTNNPGERPNNAFTNNSTLTDDDYDNGYIVPLPDRVPINHRSRQMQQATGGQHDQEGDVDDYGYTQALPDLRNEGIRQTNGARMDENHGSVNVSEDGYTEYRVQDPSRYQGLRK from the exons atgattgaattcaGAATGAAAGTTACAATTTTTATGTGTGTCTTCAGTATAAGGAATGTACTCGGTCAAATTAAGCTTCTGTCAAAAGAACTTTCTGATAAACTGGTTGTAGAAGGTGACTCGTTGACATTAAACTGCACATTGACAGGTAGACAGACTACGAGAGACCGTATTTCGTGGATTGTAGATTGGACAGCAAATAACATTGATGACTCCAGGTTTTTCTTCGCAGAAGAGAATATGACAGAACATGTCATGAGCCCTAAAGGTAGTCATGGCGTATATACGTTTGAGTATGAACGGATTCAAAATGGGGTAAATGAGTCGGATGCCATACATATTTGCTTATTACATATAAGTGGAACCACACTAAATGATGCTGGCAAATACTGGTGCTCGTACTTCGATTCCGAAGTCACGAGCCTGCGGCAAGTCTTACTTCCAGGGCAGACAAACTTATTTGTAGCTCCAAATTCCAACATGCAGTTTATGACCACAGTGCAATCCGCGATATCAGGTAATACTGATATCCTGACCACTGTTGGTTCATCATGTGCATGTCAAAGCCAAAGCTTCACAGCCAAGGTAGTGGGAATTACTGCTGCCGTAACTGTCATCGTCGTTCTCGTTGTAGAAGGTTTGATGTATTTCGCTTACACACAGGGCATTAGTTTTCAACGCCGCAAATCACAAGCAAATGCCAATACTAGGATTATTCAGTCACACCAGCAGGCACAACATTCATTGCCTCATATGTCCGCGCAGGACCATCAGACCAACAATCCAGGAGAAAGACCAAACAACGCTTTCACTAACAACAGCACGCTAACTGATGATGATTATGACAATGGGTATATTGTACCGCTTCCTGATCGGGTCCCCATCAACCACAGATCAAGACAGATGCAACAAGCAACTGGCGGACAGCATGATCAGGAAGGTGACGTTGACGACTACGGATACACACAGGCGCTTCCAGATCTTCGGAATGAAGGCATTCGACA AACCAACGGCGCAAGGATGGATGAAAACCACGGATCCGTCAATGTATCTGAAGATGGCTATACTGAGTACAGGGTGCAAGATCCGAGTAGATATCAGGGCCTAAGGAAATAA